The following is a genomic window from Cupriavidus taiwanensis.
TGCGCTCGGTGGCGGGCGCCATGCGGCGCGCATCGGGATCGTGGGTCGGGCCGGTCATGGTGGCAGGCTCAGCGGGCGTTGGGGAAGCGCCTAGCGTAGCAGAATTGGCGCGCGGACCGTGCCGCGCGCCTTTCCACCATTCAGCCGGTCAGCCCGGCGTGCACGGGAACGCCTGCGCCACCGACGGCCGCAGCGCCGCCGTGGTCGGGCTTTCCTCGCCGCTCACCAGCGTGTTGTCGGTGAACTTGCAGCCGTAGGCCGGGCTGGCCACGGTGGCGGCGTCCAGCACCTCGTCGCCGGCCGGCTTCACGCCGTTCTGCTCCCAGTTGACCATGTCGTCGAAGGCCCGGGCCTGCTCGGCCACGGTGAAGTCGCAATGGCTGACGCCGCGGATGGCGCGCTGCACCAGCCACTGCGCGGTGCCGTTGGCATCGGCGCGGCGCTTGTAGATCTGCTCCATGCTGAACGGCACGTACATGTCGCCCAGCGTATGCAGCGTCACCACCGGCACGCTGATGCGCGCGTTGGTCCGGGGGATCCAGCGCAGGCCGTCGCTGCGCGCGCGGTTGGCCTCGGCGCTGCCGGTCACGCGGAAGATGCCCGCGTTGAACGACTGCTCCGCCGCCGACTGCGCCGGGTCGTTGTCGAGCTGGAAGGTGATGCCGGTGGTGTTGACCACGTTCTGCGTCAGGATGCCGTTGACCGACCCATCCTGGCCGAAGGTGCCCCACACCGCGTCCTGCAGCGGCTGCGCGCCCGGGCCGCCGAAGCCCCAGTCGAACAGCGGCCGCTGCCCGCCGGTCAGGTTGCGCACGATCGCCTTGAGGGTGTCGCCCTGCGCCGTGGTCTGGCCGGGGTAGGTGGTGAACAGCGCCGCACGCACCGCCGGGCCGATCTGCGCCCAGTTGGCCGCCGGCCACGCCGTCACCGGATAGCCGGCCAGCTGCTGCGCCGCGGTCTGGTAGGCGCCGAAGTAGTTGAACAGCTCGGTATCGCCCAGCACGCCGCACATCGGCACCGCGCCGTGGTAGCGCACCTTGTGGTTGGCGGCCTGGATGTTCTCGTCATCGACCGCCGCGGCCGAGATATGGCCGCCCATCGAATGGCCGACGATGTAGGTGCGCACCGGCGCCGCCAGCATGCGCCCGTTCTGCGCGGCAATGCGCGTGAAGGCCAGCGCCAGCGCATTGGTGTCTTCCAGGCCGGCGCGCACGTCATAGTAGTTTTTGGCGTAGCTGGACGCGGCCCAGGCGTAGCCGTTGGCAAGAAGATGCCGGCGGATGCTGGGGATGGTGACCGACAGGGCCGCGCCGGTGCCGGCATAGCCGTGGGCATACATCACCAGCCGGCCGTTCCAGTTCTTCGGCACCTCGATGCGGTAGCCGGCGCCGTCCTGCACGCCCCACCAGCGGTCGGCGTCGGGCGCGCCGGCCAGCGCGGCGAACGGCAGCGTGGCCGCGTCGATGGTGAAGGTGCGGTCGTCCTGCGGGCGCTTCTCTTCGGCCTGCGGCGGTGGATTCTGCGCCGGCTCGTCATCGTCGCCGCCGCAACCGTACAGCAGCGTCGCGGCGAGGCACAGCATCGCGGCTTTCCCGACAGCTCGTTTCATGCCTGGTCTCCTTTGTTATGCGGATCTTGTTGTCCTGGCGGATGGCGCGCCGGCGGCCAAGTGCCGTGGCCGGCGCCCCCACCACTGTAGGACACGGCGGCGCAAGGCGCATGGAGGCAATCCTCGGCGCGCTGTGGCCGTTGCAACGGATGCGGGTTAGCCCCGGCTCGCCTGAACCGGTGCTGCGTGTTAGCAAACCCGAAGGCGATACCGATGACCACGCCCCAATGCAAACGGCGGGCCGAAGCCCGCCGCCCTCATTGCCGCACGCAGCCGCGCGTCAGGCCCTGGCCAGCCTGACGCCGGTCGGGTCGCCGGTCAGGTAGCCGACCGCCGCGCCGAAGCGGTCCTTGTAGTTGGCGCGCACCAGCGGATCGAGCTGCGCCTTCACCTTGTCGTGCAGCGGCGATTCCCAGTCGCCGACATGCTGGAAGTTGCTCATCACGTAGGTCCAGCCGTTGATCTCGTCGACCGCATGCAGGCCGGTGGACTCCGCGCCGGCCGGGCACGACAGCACGCGGCTGAGCACCCCGGTGTCGACGTTGTACGCCCACAGGAAGTTGTTGACGTGGGTGTTGCTGTCCTCGCCGACGAACAGCGTGCGCAGCTTTTCCGAGAACTTCAGGTTGTCGGGCGTGGCGACCTTGTCGGGGTTGGCGAAGTTGCCCAGCGCATCCTGCTGCTTCATCTTGCCGCCGCCCAGGTCTTCGCTGACCAGCGCCGGCACCGCGGCCATGTCGACCGGCACCCATTCGCTGTGGATCGCCGTGCCGGTCTTGTCGGCCTGGCCGCCCTTCAGGTTGAGCTCATAGACCGCGCCGGAGTACGGGCCTTCCACCTGGATGTCGCCGGCATTGGCGGCGTTGCCCGCCAGCATGCTCGACTCGATGCGCGACATCGCCGAATAGGCCTTCTTGTCCTTGATGTTGACGGTGGTGCCTTCCATCTTGGTAAAGCCCAGGCTGCCGCCGACCAGCGCGGCATAGCGGTGGGTTTCCAGGAACGCCGCGGCCTGTTCCATGCCCGGCACCAGCTTCACCCAGTTGGGCTTGCC
Proteins encoded in this region:
- a CDS encoding alpha/beta hydrolase family protein — translated: MKRAVGKAAMLCLAATLLYGCGGDDDEPAQNPPPQAEEKRPQDDRTFTIDAATLPFAALAGAPDADRWWGVQDGAGYRIEVPKNWNGRLVMYAHGYAGTGAALSVTIPSIRRHLLANGYAWAASSYAKNYYDVRAGLEDTNALALAFTRIAAQNGRMLAAPVRTYIVGHSMGGHISAAAVDDENIQAANHKVRYHGAVPMCGVLGDTELFNYFGAYQTAAQQLAGYPVTAWPAANWAQIGPAVRAALFTTYPGQTTAQGDTLKAIVRNLTGGQRPLFDWGFGGPGAQPLQDAVWGTFGQDGSVNGILTQNVVNTTGITFQLDNDPAQSAAEQSFNAGIFRVTGSAEANRARSDGLRWIPRTNARISVPVVTLHTLGDMYVPFSMEQIYKRRADANGTAQWLVQRAIRGVSHCDFTVAEQARAFDDMVNWEQNGVKPAGDEVLDAATVASPAYGCKFTDNTLVSGEESPTTAALRPSVAQAFPCTPG